Genomic segment of Bacteroides stercoris ATCC 43183:
AGCGTCTGAAGCCAACGGATAATATTCGTAAAGGTTGAATACCACTACATTGCGGAAACTCAGTCCTTCTTCTTTATGCATGCGCACAAGGGCCGAATAGACATTGCGCGGTGAGTTGCCGCCAGCCAGTGCCAATACACAGAAGCGTCCGGCCTTTTGCTTGTCACGAATCATCTGTGCGATGTCCAATGCAATTTGGTTGGCTCCTTCTTCGGGAGACTCGTAAATGTCTGTCGGAATTTTCTCGAGACGTGTCAGTACCGATCGCTCGAAAGCGTTCTCCGGTCTGTAGTACCTGGGGGATACTCTGTTCAGAGTAATTTGAGAACTAAGATTGGTTTTCATACAATATTTGGTTATTAATAAATGATTAAAGCTGTTCGCTTGTTCAAAACTTAACAAAAATACGAAAAACAAAGTTCATCCGCATGATGTTGGGATAAATTTTATGATAAAGTATCGGTTTCAGGCACTAATTTACCCATTGCCCATACTGCTCTAATCTTCAAATCTTCGTCCATTACGATAATATCGGCATCTTTCCCTTTTTGGAGCGAGCCTTTACGGTCGTATACACCCATGATGCGTGCCGGTGTTTCGGATACCATTCGTGCGGCGTCTGCCAGAGGTATATCGGCTTTCTGCACCATTGTACGTATCAGCCGGTCCATAGTAGCCACACTGCCGGCAAGGGCGGAGTGGTCCGCAAGCTTACAGACTCCGTCTTCAATGATGACACGCGGGTCGAAAGCTTCTTTGCTGTCGCTGGCCGCACATGCCAGGGCATCGGTGATGGCGCACATCCGTTCCACACCTTTTATCTTGTAGACCAGGCGCAGGATTGTGGGCGGTACATGGATACCGTCGGCTACAACTTCCACAGTCATGTCGTCCATGAGGTAAATGCTCTCCACAGTGCCTTCGTATTTGTATTCACGGCGTTTGTGGAATCCGGGCATTGCATTATAGAAATGTGTAGCATGTGTGTATCCGGCTTCATAGGCTGTACGTATGTCCTCAAATTCGGCTTGTGTATGGGCTACCGAAGCCAAAATGCCTTTTCCGGTGATATATTTTCCGAACTGCATGGCTCCGGGTAATTCGGGAGCAGCATCCCAACGCTTGATGCAGTGCCAGTTTTCCACGATAGGAATGTATTCGTTAGGGTCGGGATTCTTGATGTTCTCGGGCATCTGTCCGCCTGCCATCGCCATGTTCAGATAGTGGCCTTCGAGGTGCAGACCCAGTATAGGACTGTCTTTTTCCGCCATCATCTTCGTACAAGTCTCTGCCGCCTGTTCAATCATCGGTACGGTAGAAGAGGACAGAGTAGGGAATATGCTGGTAGTTCCGTATTTCATGTGGGTTTGGACCGCACCGCGGAAAGCGTCTTCGGTACATTCCATAAAATCGCGTCCGCCACCGCCATGTGCATGGATCTCTACACCGCCGGGCAGTACATACATTCCTTTTACATCAATCAGTTGTGCACCGATAACGGCGAGGTCGCAATTGGTTACTTCTAAAATTTTTCCGTCTCTGATGAGTACGGAACCGTCCTTGAGCCAACCTTGAGGGGTCAGAATACGTGCGTTGATAAGTTGAGTCAACATAGGATTTAGGGGTTAGTGTTAATAAATTAAATGTTTCAGTCGTCAGACATTATTTCAAAGGACAAAAATAACTACTTTTTAGGTAAGATGCACTCCATACATTTAGGTATTTCTATTAAATACTCTAAAATTTAATACGTAATGTTTAAAGAAATACCTGTTTAATATCTTTTAATCAGGATGATGGTAAGCGGGAACTTTATTTTCGTTATTTTGTTTTACTTATGATAAACTTAATAAAACGATGGATTATGAAAACATGGAAAGTAGAAGCGGCTATTATTGCCGTTGGTATGGTACTGCTGGGAGTGATAATTAAATGGGGTATAAATGATTTTATAGATAAAGAACGTATTGTCAGTGTAAAAGGGTTGGCTGAGATGGAAGTTCCTGCTGATAAGGTGATATGGCCCTTGATGTATAAAGATATAGGGAATGATCCGTCGCTGCTTTATGCCAATATGGAACAGAAAAACAAGGCAATTGTGAAATTTTTGGAAAGCAACGGCATTGCTAAGGAAGAAATCAGTATTGCCCCTCCGGAAGTGATAGATATGCAGGCCGAACGCTATGGAAATCGTGATATTGCTTATCGGTATAATGCTACATCAGTCATTACGGTTACTTCAAAAAATGTAGATAAGGTACGGAAACTGATGTCGGAACAGGCTGAACTGTTGAAACAGGGTATTGCCATCAGTGGAGGTGATTATCGCTATAATGTGGTGTATGAATTTACAGGCTTGAATGATGTGAAACCGCAAATGATAGAAGAAGCTACGAAAAATGCCCGTGCCGCTGCCGAAAAGTTTGCAAAAGACTCAGACAGTAGCCTGGGTAAGATACGGAATGCTTCGCAGGGACAATTCTCCATATCGGACAGAGATGCCAATACGCCTTATATTAAAAGTATACGGGTAGTGACTACCGTGAATTACTATCTGAGACGATAGTGAATGAATCCGCATCTTTCCATGCCGGAAATTTGTTTCTGAATTCTTGTAGTGCGGAAAGTTCAAGAGTAGCCGTAGCTGTTCCTTCTTCATGGTCGGGCACTTGAATCTGCATTTCACCTTTGTATGAGTAGATTGCGCTGCCGCCGTTATAGGAGAAGCTATTACTGTCTTTACCGATACGGTTTACACCGCAAACGTAACTGATATTTTCCAATGCCCGTGCCTGTAAAAGTATGTCCCAGACTTTACGTCGGGGTACAGGCCAGTTGGCAACGTAAATCAGGAGGTCGTATTCATTGCCTGTATTCCGGCTCCATACCGGAAAGCGCAGGTCGTAGCAGACGAGTAGCAGTATATTCCAACCTCGATACGGAATTATGATACGACGGCTGCCTGCCGTGAAATTATCTGTCTCGTTGCCCATGCGGAACAGATGTCGTTTATCGTAAAAATAAGCTTCCCCTTCGGGAGTGAGGAAAAAGGCGCGGTTGTAATAGGTAGAGTTTTTGTAGGATGATGGATTGCTTTCAGATGAAACAAAATTCTCTTCACAAGCTATATAGCTTCCGGCAATAGCTATCTGATATTCTGAAGCCCATTGGCGTAGTGTTGTAATTGTATTACCTGTTACCGGCTCTGCCAATGTGTCGGTGTTCATGCTGAAACCGGTAGAAAAGGTTTCCGGTAAAACAATAATCTCCGTCGCTCCGCGAAGAGCTTCCAGCTTTTCGCGAAGACGGCGAAGATTGTCTTGTTTATTCTCCCAAGCAATATCCATTTGTAGGATACTGACACGCAGTTGGTTCATTTTAGTAAACAGTTGCTATCGGTTGTCTTTTAATTTATTCCAACGGAGAAATTCTCAGGAATCTTTCCGCGAAAATCTTTAAAATAGAGCTTTATTTCATGCATGTCCTTCTCAAAGTCTCCTGTTGGCATTATTGCCTTGGTGGAAGTTATAGTCTTGGTAGGATAATCTATACCGATAAGCATGATAGGAACTTGTGCTTTCAACGCAATGAAGTAAAAACCTTTTTTCCAGTTAGGGTTGGATTTGCGCGTACCTTCCGGAGTAATGGCTAAATGAAACAGTTTGCTTCCGGCAAATCTGTTTGCCATCTGGTCTACCAAAGATGTGTTCCGGCTTCGGTCTACCGGTATGCCGCCGATGGCTCTGAATATCAATCCTAAAGGAAAAAAAAACCACTCTTTCTTCATCATAAAGCTGGTTTTTCGTCCGATGGCACCATAAAACAGTTTGCCGATAAACAAATCCCAGTTGGATGTATGTGGCGCTGCACAAATGACACATTTGTCATAGTTGGGCACTGTTACATTTGTTTTCCAACCTAACAGGCGATAATAGATAAAACTATATAGTCTTTTCTTCATTCTTATTATTTAAGTTTGCCGATAGCTTCAATGATTGAGTCTACTTTTGCATTAAAATCAGAACGGAATTTCTTGTAGTAACCTTTTACATTTCCCGGTTCGGTATGGCTGATACGGCTGATGAATTCATCTTGCATTTTCAGAATTTCACCCATTAGTTCATCAGCTTTCTTCTTGTCTGTTCCGGGTACATACAGACTGTTCATAAGGCATTCGGCGAATAATTCACCGGCAATATAATTGACGTTCTTTTTCAATGCTTTTCTACTTGCCATAATCTTTACTTTTTATGTGAATGAATAGTGTTATTTTCGGTAAAGATAGTGTTTTTCTTCATGAGTTGAGTGAAAAAATGAAAATTTATGTGTTTTTAATGAGAAATAGTTCGTGGAATAATTCTACATTTGTGGAGATTTTCTACAATGTGAGTGTGGAAAGCAGGTGGAATATTACTACTTATATATATGTTCATGTCTGATAACTAAACTATTATATAATAAAGAATACCCTTTGTCCTGCTTTGGCATTGCGTTTGCTTTGAAATGGGAAATAGGGTTAAATTAAATAAACAAACAAGCATGAGACTATTTTTTACAAAAAAAGAATTAAAGCTGAGAAAGAAACGGGTGATAATGATGATAGCCTGCATGACAGTGCTGCTTGCCGGTTATCTGATATTGACTTGGCCCAAGAAAATTCAGCCGGAATTACCTACTGTTATTGTAGAACCTGCCGAAGTGGGTGATGTGGAAATTTTTGGTGAGTATGTAGGTCGTATACGTGCACAACAGTTTGTGGAAGTCCGTGCACGTGTGGAAGGCTATTTGGAGAGTATGCTTTTTGCCGAAGGGACGTATATAACTAAAAACCAGGTTTTATTTGTTATCAATCAAGACCAATACCGTGCAAAGGCTGACAAGGCTCGTGCACAGTTAAAGAAAGATGAGGCGCAGGCGTTGAAAGCCAAACGGGATTTGGAACGTATTCGTCCTTTGTATGCACAGAATGCTGCCAGTCAGCTGGATTTGGATAATGCGCAGGCTGCTTATGAAACGGCCGAGGCTTCTGTTGCTATGAGTCAGGCCGATCTGGACCAGGCGGAATTGGAACTGGGGTATACCATTGTGCGTTCTCCGCTATCAGGGCATATCAGTGAAAGAAATGTGGACTTGGGAACATTGGTAGGTCCCGGGGCTAAATCATTGCTTGCTACCATAGTAAAAAGTGATACGGTATTGGTAGATTTCAG
This window contains:
- the nagA gene encoding N-acetylglucosamine-6-phosphate deacetylase — encoded protein: MLTQLINARILTPQGWLKDGSVLIRDGKILEVTNCDLAVIGAQLIDVKGMYVLPGGVEIHAHGGGGRDFMECTEDAFRGAVQTHMKYGTTSIFPTLSSSTVPMIEQAAETCTKMMAEKDSPILGLHLEGHYLNMAMAGGQMPENIKNPDPNEYIPIVENWHCIKRWDAAPELPGAMQFGKYITGKGILASVAHTQAEFEDIRTAYEAGYTHATHFYNAMPGFHKRREYKYEGTVESIYLMDDMTVEVVADGIHVPPTILRLVYKIKGVERMCAITDALACAASDSKEAFDPRVIIEDGVCKLADHSALAGSVATMDRLIRTMVQKADIPLADAARMVSETPARIMGVYDRKGSLQKGKDADIIVMDEDLKIRAVWAMGKLVPETDTLS
- a CDS encoding SIMPL domain-containing protein; this translates as MKTWKVEAAIIAVGMVLLGVIIKWGINDFIDKERIVSVKGLAEMEVPADKVIWPLMYKDIGNDPSLLYANMEQKNKAIVKFLESNGIAKEEISIAPPEVIDMQAERYGNRDIAYRYNATSVITVTSKNVDKVRKLMSEQAELLKQGIAISGGDYRYNVVYEFTGLNDVKPQMIEEATKNARAAAEKFAKDSDSSLGKIRNASQGQFSISDRDANTPYIKSIRVVTTVNYYLRR
- a CDS encoding amidohydrolase — its product is MNQLRVSILQMDIAWENKQDNLRRLREKLEALRGATEIIVLPETFSTGFSMNTDTLAEPVTGNTITTLRQWASEYQIAIAGSYIACEENFVSSESNPSSYKNSTYYNRAFFLTPEGEAYFYDKRHLFRMGNETDNFTAGSRRIIIPYRGWNILLLVCYDLRFPVWSRNTGNEYDLLIYVANWPVPRRKVWDILLQARALENISYVCGVNRIGKDSNSFSYNGGSAIYSYKGEMQIQVPDHEEGTATATLELSALQEFRNKFPAWKDADSFTIVSDSNSR
- a CDS encoding 1-acyl-sn-glycerol-3-phosphate acyltransferase codes for the protein MKKRLYSFIYYRLLGWKTNVTVPNYDKCVICAAPHTSNWDLFIGKLFYGAIGRKTSFMMKKEWFFFPLGLIFRAIGGIPVDRSRNTSLVDQMANRFAGSKLFHLAITPEGTRKSNPNWKKGFYFIALKAQVPIMLIGIDYPTKTITSTKAIMPTGDFEKDMHEIKLYFKDFRGKIPENFSVGIN
- a CDS encoding efflux RND transporter periplasmic adaptor subunit, which codes for MRLFFTKKELKLRKKRVIMMIACMTVLLAGYLILTWPKKIQPELPTVIVEPAEVGDVEIFGEYVGRIRAQQFVEVRARVEGYLESMLFAEGTYITKNQVLFVINQDQYRAKADKARAQLKKDEAQALKAKRDLERIRPLYAQNAASQLDLDNAQAAYETAEASVAMSQADLDQAELELGYTIVRSPLSGHISERNVDLGTLVGPGAKSLLATIVKSDTVLVDFSMTALDYLKSKERNIEIGRQDSTRSWQPNITITLADNTVYPYKGYVDFAEPQVDPQTGTFSVRAEMPNPNRVLLPGQFTKVKLLLDVREGAVAVPQKAVTIEKGGAYIYVMRRDSTVEKRFIELGPEFGNNMVVERGLAAGEQVVTEGFHKLTPGMKVRAQAAAPKKEDEQPADSLNKKAASENKEKDKNLSK